The following proteins are co-located in the Apium graveolens cultivar Ventura chromosome 5, ASM990537v1, whole genome shotgun sequence genome:
- the LOC141725002 gene encoding uncharacterized protein LOC141725002 isoform X2: MLTFTYSRSEMVHDALFVLSNMKKLKIRASILTYNSLLYNLRHFDIMWGIYNEITDGKVHPSEQTDSIITDGLWRQSLFQEAVEFLRETDRKDTRTNVVSFNILMSGFSKLGYVDISKCFFCLMFKCGLLPDAYSYNILIHGLCVAGSIEEALEFANDMENHGVESDLVTHNIIVKGFRLLGMMGGAGKILQRMLQKGLNPDIVTYNILVCGHCEVGNVDEGLKLHEEMLSQGMRLSNVSYSFLLRSLCKSGRVAEGLGLFYRLDNVFLKPDHMIYSILVHGLCKQGEVERAIQLYQQMCMKRVSPKAFAQRSILWTLCEKGSITEARNFFDRIINCEFVDDIILYNMMIHRYAKVGAIQETTQLYMKLLEKQIAPSLVTFNSIIYGFCKAGIVADARRWLGIIKVRGLIPNAITYTTLMNAFCEEGNTQAMFELLGDMEARDVLPTHVTYTVIMKGLCKQKKLQFSVRLLKQMFSKGLPPDEIAYNTVIQSFCEAQLLKISILLHNQMFLHNLKPSYVTYNILIDGICRYGNLRNADELLSSLQDQDFQLSKVAYTTLIKAHCAKGDVHKAVILFSKMMDMGFEISIRDYSAVINRLCKNCLTKDAKLFIRAMIYNGVSLDHQVCSVVLRSFDHVGDTNSICELLPYMMKCGLLPV; encoded by the coding sequence ATGCTGACATTTACTTATTCTAGATCCGAGATGGTTCATGATGCTCTTTTTGTGCTCTCCAACATGAAAAAATTGAAAATTCGAGCTTCGATACTGACCTACAACAGCTTGCTGTATAACCTTCGACACTTTGATATCATGTGGGGTATATATAATGAGATCACTGATGGTAAGGTTCATCCCAGTGAACAGACTGATTCAATAATTACAGATGGTTTGTGGAGACAGTCTTTATTTCAAGAAGCAGTGGAATTTCTAAGAGAGACTGACCGTAAAGACACCAGGACTAATGTTGTTTCGTTTAACATTCTCATGTCCGGGTTTAGTAAATTGGGATATGTAGATATTTCAAAATGTTTTTTCTGTTTAATGTTCAAGTGTGGACTACTTCCTGATGCTTATAGTTACAATATTCTCATTCATGGATTATGTGTTGCTGGTTCTATTGAAGAGGCTTTAGAGTTTGCAAATGACATGGAGAACCACGGAGTAGAATCTGATTTAGTAACTCATAACATTATTGTCAAAGGGTTTCGTCTTCTTGGCATGATGGGCGGGGCAGGGAAGATTTTGCAGCGAATGCTACAGAAAGGTTTAAATCCAGACATCGTAACATACAATATTTTGGTATGTGGGCATTGTGAGGTGGGTAATGTTGATGAAGGTCTTAAGCTGCATGAGGAGATGTTATCTCAGGGAATGCGGTTAAGTAATGTTTCATACAGTTTCTTGCTCCGCAGTTTATGTAAGAGTGGTCGGGTTGCTGAGGGACTTGGATTGTTTTACAGGTTAGATAATGTTTTTCTGAAACCCGATCATATGATCTATTCAATCCTTGTTCATGGTCTGTGCAAGCAAGGTGAAGTTGAAAGGGCTATTCAGTTGTACCAGCAGATGTGCATGAAACGAGTTTCTCCAAAAGCCTTCGCACAGAGATCTATTCTCTGGACCCTGTGTGAGAAAGGGAGTATAACAGAGGCAAGAAATTTTTTTGATAGGATAATAAACTGTGAGTTCGTGGATGATATAATTCTATATAATATGATGATCCACAGGTATGCAAAAGTAGGTGCCATTCAAGAAACTACACAGTTGTACATGAAATTACTTGAGAAACAGATTGCTCCAAGTTTAGTAACTTTCAATTCAATTATTTATGGGTTCTGCAAAGCTGGAATTGTAGCTGATGCTAGAAGGTGGTTGGGTATCATCAAAGTGCGTGGATTGATACCTAATGCAATAACCTATACCACCTTAATGAATGCTTTCTGTGAAGAGGGAAATACACAGGCGATGTTTGAATTGCTAGGTGATATGGAGGCTAGAGATGTCTTACCAACTCATGTTACATACACGGTAATTATGAAGGGACTGTGTAAACAGAAAAAGTTGCAGTTTTCTGTGAGATTGCTCAAACAAATGTTTTCTAAGGGTCTTCCGCCTGATGAGATTGCATACAATACTGTCATTCAATCTTTCTGTGAAGCGCAGCTCTTAAAAATCTCCATATTATTACACAACCAGATGTTTCTGCATAATCTTAAACCTAGTTATGTCACTTACAACATTCTCATAGATGGCATATGTAGATATGGAAACTTAAGGAACGCAGATGAACTTCTCTCTTCTCTTCAGGACCAAGATTTTCAGTTGTCAAAAGTAGCTTATACCACATTAATTAAAGCTCATTGCGCAAAGGGTGATGTACACAAGGCGGTCATACTTTTTAGTAAAATGATGGATATGGGATTTGAAATCTCAATTAGAGATTATAGTGCTGTCATTAACAGATTGTGCAAAAATTGTCTGACTAAAGATGCAAAACTTTTTATTCGGGCAATGATATATAATGGTGTCTCGCTTGATCATCAAGTCTGTTCAGTGGTACTTCGTTCATTTGATCATGTTGGTGACACTAATTCTATTTGTGAATTACTACCTTACATGATGAAATGTGGCTTACTTCCTGTTTAA